From Pseudovibrio sp. Tun.PSC04-5.I4, a single genomic window includes:
- the flhA gene encoding flagellar biosynthesis protein FlhA, with translation MAEEPTTRGKQGGADASPSAKGVLGLGPPGSNSFFQDLWGALKQGDLGLAAGVMVILVMLIVPMPALLLDMFLAISIIFSVMILMVGLFIQKPLEFSSFPTVLLIATMLRLSLNMASTRLILANGHNGGDAAGHVIEAFGSFVMGGNFVIGIIVFSILVIVNFIVITKGSGRIAEVAARFTLDAMPGKQMAVDADLGAGLIDEETARTRRKELESESTFFGSMDGASKFVRGDAVAGLMITFINVIGGIVIGVMQQNLTFSQAAENYTLLTIGDGLVSQIPALIVSTAAGILVSKAGVEGAADKALVRQFTGYPKALGMSSFVMVVLSFLPGMPMLPFLALAAGAGYLARRASQRQAVVKAEVVAAEVVAAAPEEQQEAPISDSLKMDVLRIELGYALLPIINGRNKQETDQVTEQIKALRRQIATDMGVIMPSVRILDNIQLGANDYMIKVKEVDAGGGSLFPNQFMVMDPAGGQVRLPGTHTSEPTFGLPATWVEAQYREEANLLGYTVVDPATVISTHLTETIKSHISELITYANVQVLLKKLDEEQSKLVEDIVPAQISISGIQRVLQALLEERISIRDLGTILEGIAEAIGSTRNPNSIAEHVRTRLARQICAANQAPGGYLPLISLSPIWESAFLESIIGDGDDRQLAMAPSKLQEFVGLVRDAFEIAANQGEVPVLLCSAQSRPFVRSIIERFRAHTFVMSQNEVHPRARLKTVASI, from the coding sequence ATGGCTGAGGAACCAACTACTCGAGGCAAACAAGGTGGGGCAGATGCGTCCCCCTCTGCCAAGGGTGTGCTCGGCCTTGGACCTCCGGGGAGTAACTCCTTTTTTCAAGATCTCTGGGGTGCTCTTAAGCAGGGTGACCTAGGACTTGCTGCCGGTGTGATGGTCATCCTTGTGATGCTCATTGTGCCTATGCCAGCCCTTTTGCTCGATATGTTCCTCGCTATTTCAATCATCTTCTCGGTTATGATTTTGATGGTTGGCTTGTTCATTCAAAAGCCGCTGGAATTCTCCTCTTTTCCTACTGTTTTGTTGATTGCCACCATGCTTCGGCTGTCGTTGAATATGGCATCTACCCGTTTGATTTTGGCGAACGGGCACAATGGCGGAGATGCTGCCGGGCACGTTATTGAAGCGTTTGGCAGTTTTGTAATGGGTGGTAATTTCGTTATCGGAATTATTGTCTTCTCGATCCTAGTGATTGTGAATTTCATCGTTATTACAAAAGGTTCTGGTCGTATCGCAGAGGTCGCGGCGCGTTTTACACTGGATGCAATGCCCGGTAAACAGATGGCAGTTGATGCCGATCTGGGTGCTGGTTTGATTGATGAGGAGACGGCACGGACCCGCCGTAAAGAGCTTGAATCTGAATCAACCTTCTTCGGGTCGATGGATGGTGCCTCCAAATTTGTGCGTGGTGATGCTGTTGCAGGTTTGATGATTACGTTCATCAACGTGATCGGCGGTATTGTTATTGGTGTGATGCAGCAGAACCTGACGTTCTCGCAGGCTGCTGAAAACTATACCTTGCTGACCATTGGTGATGGTCTGGTTTCGCAAATCCCTGCGCTTATCGTCTCAACCGCTGCTGGTATTCTCGTTTCCAAGGCGGGTGTTGAGGGAGCTGCTGATAAAGCTCTGGTGAGGCAGTTTACCGGCTACCCAAAAGCGCTTGGCATGTCCTCGTTTGTTATGGTTGTGCTTTCGTTCTTGCCGGGTATGCCTATGCTGCCGTTTTTGGCACTCGCGGCCGGCGCTGGGTATCTGGCACGCCGGGCCAGCCAGCGACAAGCTGTGGTGAAGGCTGAAGTGGTTGCCGCTGAAGTGGTTGCCGCTGCGCCTGAAGAGCAACAAGAAGCGCCAATCTCTGACAGTTTGAAGATGGACGTGCTGCGCATTGAACTGGGGTATGCGCTGCTGCCGATCATCAATGGCCGGAACAAGCAGGAAACGGATCAAGTTACGGAGCAGATTAAAGCGCTTCGTCGTCAGATCGCGACGGATATGGGCGTGATTATGCCCTCTGTTCGTATCCTTGATAACATCCAGCTTGGTGCAAATGACTACATGATCAAGGTGAAGGAAGTGGACGCCGGTGGCGGCTCTTTATTCCCAAACCAGTTTATGGTGATGGACCCTGCTGGCGGGCAGGTTCGTTTGCCAGGTACGCATACCAGTGAGCCGACCTTTGGGTTGCCTGCGACCTGGGTTGAGGCGCAGTATCGCGAAGAGGCCAATTTGCTTGGCTACACGGTGGTTGATCCTGCGACCGTGATTTCAACCCACCTGACTGAGACCATTAAATCCCATATCTCGGAGTTGATCACGTACGCGAATGTTCAGGTGCTGCTGAAGAAGCTGGATGAAGAGCAATCCAAACTGGTGGAAGATATTGTTCCGGCCCAGATTTCCATCTCGGGCATTCAGCGTGTTTTGCAGGCGCTGCTGGAAGAGCGGATCTCCATCCGTGATCTAGGCACTATTTTGGAAGGTATTGCGGAAGCGATCGGCTCAACTCGTAACCCGAACAGTATTGCTGAACACGTTCGTACACGTCTTGCGCGCCAGATCTGTGCAGCCAACCAAGCGCCCGGTGGGTATCTGCCGCTGATCAGCCTGAGCCCCATTTGGGAATCTGCTTTCCTTGAAAGCATCATTGGCGATGGTGATGACAGACAGTTGGCGATGGCGCCCTCTAAACTGCAAGAGTTTGTGGGGCTGGTTCGTGATGCCTTTGAGATTGCTGCTAATCAGGGGGAAGTGCCTGTTTTGTTGTGTTCAGCGCAGTCTCGCCCGTTTGTGCGCTCCATCATTGAGCGTTTTAGAGCGCATACCTTTGTTATGAGCCAGAATGAAGTTCACCCTCGGGCGCGCCTGAAGACTGTGGCTTCTATCTAG
- a CDS encoding sigma-54 dependent transcriptional regulator, with amino-acid sequence MRLLIVGTLGGQLTVATKIAMDRGASVTHAAGVTEAMKVLRSGQGADLLMVDVNEDIGQLVETIERERIHVPLVACGLGTDARAAVSAIRAGAKEYIPLPPDPELIAAVLAAVTNEREDLIYRDAAMASVIKLAEQVAPSDASVLITGESGSGKEVISRFLHSKSNRAKKPFISINCAAIPEHLLESELFGHEKGAFTGAVARRIGKFEEANSGTLMLDEISEMDVRLQAKLLRAVQERVIDRVGGSRPVPVDIRIIATSNRDLAEAVRSGTFREDLLYRLNVVNLKLPALRERPADILELANHFIEIYAKANGVKPLPVSQEGRQLLLANPWKGNVRELENTMHRAVLLSSGGEIDAEAIRMPDGSPIAVGASQQTAARAAYAAEAASRTMVGRTVADVERDLILDTLDHCLGNRTHAAKILGISIRTLRNKLNLYTKDGVEVAGPGDVRTSTAEV; translated from the coding sequence ATGCGGCTCTTGATCGTCGGCACACTTGGTGGGCAGCTGACCGTTGCTACCAAGATCGCGATGGATCGTGGTGCGTCCGTTACTCATGCCGCCGGGGTTACAGAAGCGATGAAAGTCTTGCGCTCCGGGCAGGGCGCAGACCTTCTTATGGTGGATGTAAACGAAGACATTGGCCAGCTTGTGGAGACCATCGAGCGGGAGCGCATTCATGTTCCGTTGGTGGCGTGTGGTTTAGGTACCGACGCGCGTGCGGCCGTTTCGGCTATTCGGGCAGGCGCGAAGGAATATATCCCGCTGCCACCGGATCCAGAGCTGATTGCTGCTGTGCTGGCTGCTGTAACCAACGAGCGGGAAGATCTGATCTACCGTGATGCAGCGATGGCCAGTGTTATTAAGCTTGCGGAACAAGTAGCGCCTTCTGATGCATCTGTTTTGATTACGGGTGAATCTGGTAGTGGTAAGGAAGTCATCTCCCGCTTCCTGCACAGTAAATCTAACCGTGCGAAAAAACCGTTTATCTCCATCAACTGTGCAGCGATCCCTGAGCATCTTCTGGAATCTGAACTGTTTGGCCATGAGAAGGGCGCATTTACGGGGGCCGTTGCGCGGCGTATCGGCAAGTTTGAAGAAGCCAACAGCGGCACGTTGATGCTGGATGAAATCTCGGAGATGGATGTTCGGTTGCAGGCAAAACTGCTGCGTGCCGTTCAGGAGCGGGTGATTGATCGCGTTGGCGGCAGTCGCCCTGTCCCCGTTGATATTCGTATCATTGCGACGTCCAACCGTGATCTGGCGGAGGCAGTACGGAGTGGAACATTCCGCGAGGATTTGCTGTATCGCCTGAATGTTGTGAACCTGAAGCTTCCTGCGCTCAGGGAGCGGCCTGCTGATATTCTGGAGTTGGCAAACCACTTCATCGAGATTTACGCAAAAGCCAATGGCGTAAAGCCCTTGCCAGTGTCTCAGGAAGGTCGCCAGCTTTTGTTGGCTAACCCGTGGAAGGGCAACGTGCGTGAGCTGGAAAACACCATGCACCGCGCTGTTTTGCTTTCCTCTGGTGGTGAAATTGATGCTGAGGCGATCCGTATGCCGGATGGATCTCCGATTGCAGTAGGCGCCAGTCAGCAAACAGCGGCTCGTGCTGCTTATGCGGCGGAGGCAGCTTCTCGTACTATGGTTGGCCGTACGGTCGCTGATGTGGAGCGTGACCTTATCCTGGATACGCTGGACCATTGCCTTGGCAACCGGACCCATGCAGCAAAGATCCTTGGGATTTCCATTCGTACATTGCGCAATAAGCTGAATCTTTACACCAAAGATGGTGTTGAAGTTGCTGGCCCCGGTGATGTGCGTACCAGCACCGCTGAAGTTTAA
- a CDS encoding GNAT family N-acetyltransferase codes for MTTIPLSLDGYTELPSDKIATVVTYLEMHRKPQDRKVIERPDLSLHKVEQVDLAVYRHLFRAIGEPWLWFGRLVMSDAELTQVLQEETRDIYFAMKEGVAVGLLELDFSFGDNVELAYFGLVPDHIGGGSGRWLMNHAIDLAFAKPGIKRFFVHTCNGDSPQALPFYITSGFAPYKRAIEVADDPRLMGVLDKASAAHIPVLL; via the coding sequence ATGACGACTATTCCTCTCAGCCTCGACGGCTACACAGAATTACCTTCTGATAAGATCGCTACTGTTGTGACTTACCTTGAGATGCATAGGAAGCCGCAGGACCGAAAGGTGATTGAGCGACCTGATCTGAGCCTCCACAAAGTAGAGCAGGTGGACCTTGCGGTGTACCGGCACTTGTTTCGGGCAATCGGGGAGCCTTGGTTGTGGTTCGGGCGTCTTGTGATGAGTGATGCGGAGCTTACTCAGGTGCTTCAGGAAGAAACCCGTGATATCTACTTCGCGATGAAAGAAGGTGTGGCTGTTGGCCTTCTTGAGCTGGATTTCTCGTTTGGCGATAATGTTGAACTCGCCTACTTTGGCTTGGTTCCAGACCATATCGGCGGTGGGTCCGGGCGTTGGTTGATGAACCACGCCATTGATCTTGCTTTTGCCAAGCCCGGTATCAAGCGTTTCTTCGTGCATACATGTAATGGGGATAGCCCGCAGGCCCTGCCATTTTACATCACCAGCGGTTTTGCGCCTTACAAACGCGCGATTGAAGTGGCGGATGATCCTCGGTTGATGGGCGTGCTGGATAAGGCAAGCGCTGCTCATATTCCGGTTCTGTTATAA
- a CDS encoding FliH/SctL family protein, giving the protein MVTVMPQGAVRQRFMFNTKSIDELEGAAIVEDVPPPEPTMTVSEHRQLLKAAEDAAFIRGELQARQGIAEQQKASAQDELVVLRESLEAALGEIEKQLRAQERNLVSMCFMIARRLCAHLLAREPLAEVVALLSECLAPLRKIPQILIEVPAKDSCALEGMVEQLVMNNSFEGKIHVLRSETMSRGDCRIEWPEGGLIRDRRKTVEHIEEVIQSHFDARDRASKTE; this is encoded by the coding sequence ATGGTTACAGTTATGCCTCAAGGTGCCGTGCGCCAACGTTTCATGTTCAATACTAAATCAATTGATGAACTTGAAGGTGCCGCGATTGTTGAGGATGTGCCGCCGCCGGAACCAACTATGACGGTTTCTGAGCATCGGCAGCTTTTAAAGGCTGCGGAAGACGCGGCTTTTATCCGAGGGGAATTGCAAGCACGGCAGGGGATTGCTGAGCAACAGAAGGCAAGTGCGCAGGATGAACTTGTTGTGTTGCGTGAAAGTCTGGAAGCTGCGCTGGGTGAGATTGAGAAACAGTTGCGTGCTCAGGAACGTAATCTGGTTTCCATGTGTTTTATGATTGCGCGCCGGCTTTGCGCTCATCTGCTCGCCAGAGAACCTCTTGCTGAAGTTGTTGCTCTCCTTTCTGAATGTCTCGCACCTCTTCGGAAAATACCGCAGATCCTAATTGAAGTGCCTGCGAAAGACAGCTGCGCTCTTGAAGGTATGGTCGAGCAACTCGTCATGAACAACAGCTTTGAAGGCAAAATTCATGTGTTGAGATCAGAGACTATGTCTCGCGGTGATTGCAGGATCGAATGGCCAGAAGGCGGACTTATTCGTGATCGCCGGAAGACAGTTGAACATATTGAAGAAGTTATCCAATCTCACTTTGATGCACGGGATCGTGCGAGCAAAACTGAGTAG
- the fliN gene encoding flagellar motor switch protein FliN: MSGDEKEMVLDQHRSTQRAGDSGGNGEGGLKVAADLEAVFDVPVQLSAVLGHTKMKVSDLLHLDTGIVMELDRKVGEAIDVYVNNRLIARGEVVLVEDKLGVTMTEIIKTDR, from the coding sequence ATGAGTGGTGATGAAAAAGAGATGGTTCTAGACCAACACAGAAGTACTCAGCGCGCTGGGGACTCCGGTGGAAATGGTGAAGGCGGCCTCAAAGTCGCTGCCGATCTTGAAGCTGTTTTTGACGTGCCTGTTCAGCTGTCTGCCGTGTTGGGACATACCAAAATGAAGGTGTCTGATCTTTTACATCTGGACACCGGTATTGTGATGGAACTTGACCGTAAGGTCGGTGAGGCCATTGATGTCTACGTGAATAATAGGCTTATCGCTCGCGGCGAAGTGGTGCTGGTGGAAGATAAGCTTGGCGTTACCATGACCGAAATCATCAAGACTGATCGATGA